A window of Thunnus thynnus chromosome 17, fThuThy2.1, whole genome shotgun sequence contains these coding sequences:
- the si:dkey-16l2.16 gene encoding ras-related protein Rab-35 has translation MAGKDYNHLFKLLIIGDSNVGKSSLLLRFADNSFSGSYITTIGVDFKIRTVDIDGERVKLQIWDTAGQERFRTITSTYYRNTHGVIIVYDVTNPESFVNVKRWLNEISQNCDSVCKILVGNKNDDPARKQVDTQDAMRFGESVGVRVFETSAKENINVEEMFMAFTHMVLRAKKQSQNRAEREREREKDTVNINAQRDRDRRKRGKKCC, from the exons ATGGCGGGGAAGGACTACAATCATCTCTTTAAGCTGCTCATCATTGGAGACTCCA atgtGGGGAAAAGCAGCCTTCTGCTGCGCTTTGCAGACAACTCCTTCTCTG GCAGCTACATCACCACCATCGGCGTCGACTTTAAGATCCGAACAGTGGACATCGACGGGGAGCGAGTCAAGCTGCAGATCTGGGACACGGCGGGACAGGAGAGATTCAGAACCATCACATCAAC GtattacagaaacacacacggTGTCATTATTGTTTACGACGTGACGAATCCGGAGTCGTTTGTAAATGTTAAGAGGTGGTTAAATGAAATCTCCCAGAACTGTGACAGCGTCTGCAAGATCCTGG TGGGAAACAAGAACGACGACCCTGCCAGGAAGCAGGTGGATACCCAGGATGCAATGCGTTTCGGGGAGTCGGTGGGAGTTCGAGTGTTCGAGACGAGTGCCAAAGAGAACATAAACGTAGAAGAG ATGTTCATGGCCTTCACCCACATGGTGCTCCGGGCCAAGAAGCAGAGCCAGAACCGAGCCGAGAGGGAACGAGAGCGGGAGAAAGACACAGTCAACATCAACGCGCAGAGAGACCGGGACCgcaggaagagagggaagaaatgCTGCTGA